One Pseudoclavibacter endophyticus DNA segment encodes these proteins:
- a CDS encoding mycothiol transferase → MDAIDVLRDLANRPRRAAEALRDRLDPEVLNAHPGGHDNSVAWLLWHSGREIDAQLAPLSGADPVWSTQEFDQRFDLGPLGETHGYGHTPEQAHAIAVDDAALLLDYLGACFDALDAYLGTLDEAALDEVIDRNWQPPVTRGVRLISLIDDAAQHIAQAAYVLGMPRRD, encoded by the coding sequence ATGGATGCCATCGACGTTCTCCGTGATCTCGCCAATCGTCCGCGGCGCGCCGCCGAGGCGCTTCGCGACCGCCTCGACCCGGAGGTGCTGAACGCGCACCCGGGCGGGCACGACAACTCGGTCGCGTGGCTGCTCTGGCACAGCGGGCGCGAGATCGACGCGCAGCTCGCGCCACTCAGCGGCGCCGATCCCGTCTGGTCGACGCAGGAGTTCGACCAGCGGTTCGACCTCGGCCCGCTCGGCGAGACCCACGGCTATGGGCATACGCCGGAGCAGGCCCACGCGATCGCGGTCGATGACGCCGCCCTGCTGCTCGACTACCTCGGCGCCTGCTTCGACGCCCTCGACGCCTATCTCGGCACGCTGGACGAAGCGGCCCTCGACGAGGTCATCGATCGCAACTGGCAGCCGCCCGTCACGCGGGGCGTGCGGCTCATCAGCCTCATCGACGACGCGGCCCAGCACATCGCGCAGGCCGCATACGTGCTCGGCATGCCGCGGCGAGACTGA
- a CDS encoding NAD(P)H-binding protein has translation MKVAIVGGHGQIALRLTQLLHAHQHEVVGLIRNPDHQGDVRAHGGEPWVVDLERSHTGEVAMGLSGADAIVFAAGAGPGSGAARKITMDRDGAVLTADAARLAGIKRLVIVSSINADRHDGESDDVFQVYLRAKAEADDEIRARADLEYTIVRPGSLTNDAGTGHVTVGQGLDASPVTRDDVALVLREALEQRAAIRMQFDLVNGDTPVGEAVASL, from the coding sequence ATGAAGGTCGCCATCGTCGGTGGACACGGTCAGATCGCCCTCCGCCTCACGCAGTTGCTCCACGCCCACCAGCACGAGGTCGTCGGTCTCATCCGCAACCCGGACCACCAGGGTGACGTGCGCGCGCATGGCGGCGAGCCATGGGTGGTCGATCTCGAGCGGTCGCACACGGGCGAGGTGGCCATGGGCTTGTCCGGCGCCGACGCGATCGTGTTCGCCGCGGGCGCCGGCCCGGGCTCAGGTGCGGCCCGCAAGATCACGATGGACCGGGACGGCGCCGTGCTCACCGCCGACGCGGCCCGGCTCGCCGGCATCAAACGGCTCGTGATCGTGTCGTCCATCAACGCAGATCGCCACGACGGCGAAAGCGACGACGTCTTTCAGGTCTACCTGCGCGCGAAGGCGGAGGCCGACGACGAGATCCGCGCTCGCGCCGACCTCGAGTACACCATCGTGCGGCCCGGCAGCCTCACGAACGACGCGGGCACCGGGCACGTCACCGTCGGGCAGGGTCTCGACGCGTCGCCCGTCACGCGCGATGACGTGGCGCTGGTCCTTCGCGAGGCGCTCGAACAGCGCGCGGCGATCCGCATGCAGTTCGATCTCGTGAACGGCGACACCCCGGTCGGCGAGGCCGTCGCCTCGCTCTAG